From one Chanodichthys erythropterus isolate Z2021 chromosome 3, ASM2448905v1, whole genome shotgun sequence genomic stretch:
- the LOC137008072 gene encoding galactose-specific lectin nattectin-like: protein MALWTVYLSLGLLVALNASVETRPVEKNKDCGTCETGWTAYGCRCFKFFSSRYSWDGAEFGCLNNKGNLASVHSHDEYIFIQKLVRQTTHASTRAWIGGHKGFYRWFWSDGTQMKYQIWSLGQPNNGTVELCVEMNSVHGNWNNVNCKENRPYVCVK from the exons ATGGCGTTGTggactgtctatctgtctctcgGTCTTCTGGTCGCTTTGAATGCTTCAG tgGAAACGCGTCCTGTTGAAAAGAATAAAGATTGTGGCA CCTGTGAGACAGGATGGACTGCCTATGGATGCAGATGCTTCAAGTTTTTCAGTTCCAGATACTCGTGGGATGGAGCCGAG TTTGGGTGTTTGAACAATAAAGGGAACCTTGCTTCTGTACACAGCCATGATGAGTACATCTTTATACAGAAGCTGGTTAGACAAACAACTCATGCATCAACACGTGCCTGGATCGGAGGCCATAAGGGT TTTTATCGTTGGTTCTGGAGTGATGGAACCCAAATGAAGTATCAAATATGGTCGCTTGGACAACCCAATAACGGGACAGTTGAGCTCTGCGTTGAGATGAACTCTGTCC ATGGCAACTGGAATAATGTGAACTGTAAAGAAAATAGGccctatgtgtgtgtgaaatga